Within Triticum dicoccoides isolate Atlit2015 ecotype Zavitan chromosome 1B, WEW_v2.0, whole genome shotgun sequence, the genomic segment CAGCGGGAGCATGGAGGGCCGCAAGCTCGAGCTACTCAAGGATATCCTCAAGGGCCTTAAGAAGGCCGCCAAGGTGCTCGACAGCCGCCGGCACAAGAATGTCGTTGCCGGCGTCATTCTCCTCTCCGATGGCCAGGACAACTACTTGTGGCGAAGGAGCTACCGAGATCTGGTGCCAAGTTCCCTGCGGAACGACGACGGCCGCTCAACCGCGCCGATCCACACATTCGGCTTCGGCACCGACCACGATCCGGCGGCCATGCACGCCATCGCCGAGCTAACGGGTGGCTCATACTCCTTCATCGAGAACCAGGCCGTGGTGCAAGACGCGTTCGCCCAGTGCATCGGCGGGCTCCTTTCGGTCGCCGCCCAGCAGGCACGGATAGCCATTGAGTGCATCCACCTGAGGTGCGCGTCCGAACCGTCAAATCCGGTCGCTACAAAAGCCGTGTCCTCCCGGACGGCCGTGCAGCCTCGGTGGACGTTGGCGAGCTCTATGCCGATGAAGAGAGACGCTTCCTGCTGTTCATGGACGTGCCGAGGGTCGTCGGCGCTGCTGCAGATGAGGCCATGACCACATCCCTTGTCAAGGTGAGCTGCACTTACAAAGACACGACGACACGGAAGTCGATGGAGGTGGCCGCGGAGGATGCCGTGGTGCGAAGGCCGTTAGAGGTGACGGTTGAGGAGCCGTCCATGGAGGTCAACGTGGAGCGTTTCCGGGTGGAGGCGATGGAAGACATTGCAGCAGCGCGGGCAGCCGCCGAGCATGGTGACCACGCCAAGGCCGCAAGGATACTGGACATGCGCCAGAAGGCTGCGGTGGGCGATTTGGCCGGCGACCCCCGGTGCAGGGCGCTAGTGCACGAGCTGGCCGAGCTCAGCGCCCGTGTGGCGACCGCTCACGAGTACGAGCGAACAGGCCGCTCAACCATGCTATCCGGCATGAGCTCCCATGGGGGGCAGCGCGCCTCGTGTGCTAGTCTGTTTGGCACCATGGCGTCGGCGCCCATGTTTGCGGGATCGGCGGCGCCGTTTGGGCCGGCGGCAGGAGTGTTTGCGACGCCAGCGATGAAGGACATGGTGGATTCGTCTCGGAAGACACGTGAACTGAGACAGCAGCCGCCACCGGTGATGACAACAAGGCCAAAAGAATTTGCTTGGAGCTTTTACCTTGTCATGTTTCTTGCGGTGGTTGTATCTCTGTATATCGACTATATCCTTGGCGTCTAAAACTTATAGCTCTGTATATCGACTTAATCTCTTTGTTTTGGTTTTAAACTTTTCATTGTATCACTGATGTTCGTGGTGTTGTTTTTGCTTATGTACCCGATGATATCGGAAGTTCGGAATCTAGCCATTGCTAGGATGAAATGTTGAATGGAGACGAGTTAAACGTCTGGTTCGCTCATCAACTGAATTAAATTGGGGCGTAGATTTCATTCAAGAGAACAAACTGCTAGCTAGATAGAGTACTAGTTTATCTTGTAACACAACTTCAGACCACTTGAATGGGTCTTCTCTTAGCCACATCAAAAACATCCTCTATAACACTAAGCTCCCTAGTTTTAAAAGGACTCACAATCAATTGAGGTTTTTAATTCAAATTGGGTCAACCGACTTTGACCGGATCAACAATTTCTCAAACTCATTCAATTCGTTTATGCTTCATAATTTTTAAGGCCTCATAGTTAAGTCTTCAATTTAAATTGAATCACTCAATTTTGACTGGGTCAACAATtgctcaaggagctctcccactcaaTTATTTTAAGTCACTATTGTTCCCTAATTTTGAAGTTCTTCAATTCGATTCAGGTATTCAATTATGGAGCCAATCCTTTTTCATATCAATCAGCAGCAACCGGCCTATAAAAATATATCAATCCTGCACACTCTCCCACCACCTAGAAAAAAAGAAACGTCATCATGTGATACAGTAGCACTAATCTAGTACATGTAGCTACTGACGCAAAAAATTCCTCACATAAATATGGATTTCTTAGCAGATActctctccgtttcaaaatagatgactcaactttgtattaactttagtacaaagttgggtcatctattttggaacggatgaaGTACACCATAATCGAGAAGGGCTGACCAAATCATCAAACTATATAAAAAACACTCTATTGCTTTTGGGAAAGTCAAATTcctttaactttgaccaagtttagagccaaaaatctcaacatccacaatattaaacaaaaaaaatggaaatccatttcatgatgaatctaattatACCGATTTGGTATTATGGGttttgatatatttctctacaaatttgatcaaacttaaaaaGGTTGGACTTTACAAAATGCAATACATCTTATATTTTGAAACATAATGAGTAATGTTTTAAGAAAACGAACAACACCAATGGCGCATCAAAGCACGTCCAACCCTTCTAGTTCTAAATCATATTTCCTATGACATGAAAATATAGAGCAATCTGACATAAGCACTTGATTCCTTTTCTTTTACTTTGTTGTTCACTTGATGTTAGCTAGCCAACACGGGGAGTTCACACCACACGGTTGGATCTGTCCACTATGAGCCTAACACGATTCGTGCAGTAGGCCATGGTCAGAAACTGGTTCTCTAGAACAACTGAACAAAAGAGGTCCGGCTTGCCTTTCCTGATGATCCTCTTGGCCTTGTCCGCTTTGAGACCAACAACACCTGGCCTTGAGCACCGCTGGTATTTCGTCATGTCTGCGTTGGTCGACCGCCTTATTTTTTTCCTTGTGTTGCCTTGTTCAACCTACACAGTCCGTGGATCAAGTTAAACTTTGGGCATCCCTCTAAATTTCGGCGCCAACTCAGATTTCAGGTTAGCTTCGTAACTAATACGGTCCGCTAAGAAATGGGTACATACATTGCTCGTATATTTTGCTCTGGTGATATAAAAAGTCTAACTAAACCTAGGTACTGACTGAGCCGGGTCGGATTTTGTGTTGGGCTTTGCAAATCCCGACCTTGAAATCCCAAGCCCGTGCCCGACCTAACCAACAGCCCAATTTATTTTTGCAACTTTAAATAAAAATATACCTATTTCTGGAACTAAATACTGCCATGTTATACCTATTTTTCTTATAATATCCCAAAAACATGGTTTACCGTGCTTTCCCCCGAGCTACGGGCTTAAGTCCAAATGTGTGGGAAGGTGAGGCTTGAGCCCGACCCAGATGCCGGGCTTGTTGGGCCAGGCAACCCATGTTTGAGTTTAGGATAAACTCACAAGATGGCTTATATTTCCGCAATTCGATGAACAAATCATACATACCTTCTCTTCTTTCGATTCCAATGATGATGATGCGGTAACTTCGGCAACCGGATCCGACTCCTCAGTTTCAACAAGGTCTAATAGGGGCAGAGAAGTTGAGATTATGTCAAACATGTATGGAAAATTAAATAGTGCTTCGAATCAAATGTTTACCTGCGCGAGGGTCCAGGGGTGCCCTAGCTGGTCCCAACGAAGCTCCTTCTCTGGGCTCCCCCATTAGGTAGGAATTATGACGGTTCCTTTGTAtataaaaaattaaaaagaaatagTAGTACTCCTTAAAGAaatatatatagatgcattttgatgatgaaaacgcttttatatttctttacagagagagtAGTAGATACCATTATACCTAAAGATAAGCATTTGTTAGTCAATTAGCTAGACACGGCTAACGAAGGTGGACTTGCGGCGCTTAGATTTTACTATGGacgacatacgaatgtatatagatgtattttaaagtgtagattcactcactttgctctgtatatagttcatagtgaaatctctacaaagacatatatatttaggaacgaagggagtactactctCGGATTCGACAGATTGAGAGAGACCAAATGCTTGGCTGCGCGTATATAGTCCATTAATTGATCCAACGTCGAATCTACACAGCCTTGGACAATACTACGTACAACGTACACGGCTGCTAGCCATGCATCGACGGATCGGACGGCAGCCACTAACTAGTTTATATAAGACAAGGAGAATTCAGTGAGAGAAGGAGATGAGCACACCGTCGTATACGTACCTTACGTCGATGGATAACGGAGAAAGAAGAACGTACGGCGGCGGGAGGTGGTGGAAAGGAACGGAGGAAATAGATGGCCGTGGCCGTGTATTTATAGTGAGTCACCTCTGGATTAGGGCTAATCGTTTGGTTAAATCCTATCCATCTGTGCCGTCCGGGTGAGATCCGAAATTGATGTATTTCCCTTTGCCACGTTCGTGTTTATTTCCCAATGGTAGTCTGTCTCGATCCGAACAGAACCGACCAAGAACCCTCTTTTTTATAAGCCGAGGCAGGGAGGAACCAACCCAGGAGCAGATTGATCGATTCTCATCTCAAGTTTCAATTTACTATCGATTCAAGAGGTGGCCAACTGGCCATGGACGGCGTGCTCGTGGACATCCTCTGCCGTCTCCACCCGCGCAGCCTCGCCATTTGACGTTGCGTCTGCAAGTGTCCAGNNNNNNNNNNNNNNNNNNNNNNNNNNNNNNNNNNNNNNNNNNNNNNNNNNNNNNNNNNNNNNNNNNNNNNNNNNNNNNNNNNNNNNNNNNNNNNNNNNNNNNNNNNNNNNNNNNNNNNNNNNNNNNNNNNNNNNNNNNNNNNNNNNNNNNNNNNNNNNNNNNNNNNNNNNNNNNNNNNNNNNNNNNNNNNNNNNNNNNNNNNNNNNNNNNNNNNNNNNNNNNNNNNNNNNNNNNNNNNNNNNNNNNNNNNNNNNNNNNNNNNNNNNNNNNNNNNNNNNNNNNNNNNNNNNNNNNNNNNNNNNNNCAGATACATATAAGACTATACATCTATTTGGCGGGAAAAAAATGAATCAGTACAGGCCCAGCCCAATTACGGGAGAGGAAAAGGCACGACGCCTGGCATACTACATCGATCGATTGGATCGCATCTCGGCATCTGCGTCAGGTCCTGGTCGCCTCTGGGGCATCTATGTTATACGTCTCAGAATAACAAAATATGATCGGATATGCGTACATATATATTATCTATAAGGGCCTTTCTTTCAACTTGGCCAAGGGCCCCGAAAAACATAGAGCCGGCCCTGCAAGTGTCTCCGCAACATCGTCGACGATCATCGCCTGCTGCATGCGGACCTCCTCCCGCTGTGGCTGGACAAGCTCTTCGCCAAATTTAAGGCTATGAAAGTCTCAGAGTTCTTCTATCCCGGCAAGGATCCGGCGGCAGTCTCACACAGCACCCTCTTTGGCATAATTGGAAGACCACTGCAATGGCCTTGTCTTGGTTAAATACGTTTACGACGACTATGTGGTCAATCCTGTCAAGCTCCAATGGGTACTTTTGCCTCCACCCCCGCCCCGGTCGACAGAGGTGAGGGCCTTCTACACAAACGGGGTCAAGTACCTTGTGATTGATCCCACCGTCGCGCCGCACTTCAAGGTCTTCTTGATTCCCCATGTTCCAAAGAGAGGTCAGTCGGGGCTTTTGTCAGAGGAATTGGAATGACCACCATCGCCATTTGTCTTGTCTGTTTATTCTTCGAGAACAAAGCATTCGGAGAGGCC encodes:
- the LOC119312853 gene encoding uncharacterized protein LOC119312853, which produces MGEPREGASLGPARAPLDPRADLVETEESDPVAEVTASSSLESKEEKVEQGNTRKKIRRSTNADMTKYQRCSRPGVVGLKADKAKRIIRKGKPDLFCSVVLENQFLTMAYCTNRVRLIVDRSNRVV